Proteins from a genomic interval of Streptomyces fodineus:
- a CDS encoding metallophosphoesterase family protein: MRHAGWFGGAVVLTVASGEVISHIADSRDTNAGAAAGAAAAVSGALRFVQVSDSHIGFQGPANMDVAGSFNEAINQVNSLGFRPDFVMHSGDLTHLSTAGQFDQVKQMMTGMKTDRVFTVPGEHDSIGDAGRAYRRTFGMGTLGDGWYSFDTHGVHFIALVNTLSLEKLGHLGNAQIDFVRKDLAGLPSDTPVVVFSHIPLFAMYPKWGWSTDDALKVIALLRRFSSVTCLNGHVHQLFTKTEGNITFHSATTTAYPLPKPGRAPAPTPQVVPARQLKDALGIRSVGYRQGDRELAIKDQRLA; encoded by the coding sequence ATGCGTCACGCAGGATGGTTCGGCGGCGCGGTGGTGCTGACCGTGGCCAGCGGAGAGGTGATCAGTCACATCGCGGACTCCCGGGACACCAACGCCGGGGCCGCCGCCGGGGCCGCCGCGGCGGTAAGCGGCGCGCTGCGGTTCGTGCAGGTCTCCGACAGCCATATCGGGTTCCAGGGCCCGGCGAACATGGACGTGGCCGGCTCATTCAACGAAGCGATCAACCAGGTCAACTCACTCGGATTCAGACCGGACTTCGTCATGCACAGCGGCGACCTGACCCACCTGTCCACGGCCGGGCAGTTCGACCAGGTCAAGCAGATGATGACCGGAATGAAGACAGACCGCGTCTTCACCGTACCGGGCGAACACGACTCCATCGGTGATGCAGGCCGCGCCTACCGGCGGACCTTCGGCATGGGCACGCTCGGCGACGGCTGGTACAGCTTCGACACCCACGGCGTGCACTTCATCGCCCTGGTCAACACCCTGAGCCTGGAGAAACTCGGGCACCTCGGCAACGCGCAGATCGACTTCGTACGCAAAGACCTGGCGGGACTGCCATCAGACACCCCCGTCGTGGTCTTCAGCCACATCCCGCTGTTCGCCATGTACCCGAAGTGGGGCTGGAGCACCGACGACGCTCTCAAAGTCATCGCACTCCTGCGCCGCTTCTCCTCCGTCACCTGTCTCAATGGGCACGTCCACCAACTATTCACCAAGACAGAGGGCAACATCACCTTCCACTCCGCCACCACCACCGCCTACCCACTGCCCAAACCGGGCCGCGCCCCCGCCCCCACGCCCCAGGTCGTCCCTGCCCGGCAGCTCAAGGACGCACTCGGCATCCGCAGCGTCGGCTACCGCCAAGGCGACCGCGAACTGGCCATCAAGGACCAGAGGCTGGCATGA
- a CDS encoding plastocyanin/azurin family copper-binding protein: MSTSSTGAAAAPVTGNAVAIKNFAFSPATLQVKAGTTVTWTNQDTDAHTVTSAASGGPLHSAALATHAAYSYTFTKPGTYAYICTIHPFMTATVEVTR, from the coding sequence ATGAGTACCTCGAGCACGGGCGCGGCGGCCGCACCGGTGACCGGGAATGCCGTCGCGATCAAGAACTTCGCATTCTCTCCGGCCACGCTGCAGGTCAAAGCGGGCACGACGGTGACATGGACGAACCAGGACACCGACGCCCACACCGTCACCAGCGCCGCATCGGGCGGCCCCCTGCACTCGGCCGCCCTGGCCACCCACGCCGCCTACAGCTACACGTTCACCAAGCCCGGCACCTACGCCTACATCTGCACCATCCATCCGTTCATGACCGCCACCGTGGAGGTGACCCGATGA
- a CDS encoding sigma-70 family RNA polymerase sigma factor — protein sequence MPWSSRKRGSRTDPDRSAHRVSDRGTLSTADEELLRTLYAEHAGALFHYVLRLTSGDWQWAEDVVQETLLRAWQHPAAFDPARGPARAWLCTVARHLVIDAHRARQSRPAEVGGDVLERAAEQKPGKDEIEQALQSWAVAEAVRSLSPDHRAVLLETYYRGRTMAEAAQVLGIPLGTVKSRTYYALHALRLALQERGIEP from the coding sequence ATGCCCTGGAGTTCCCGAAAGCGTGGTTCAAGGACCGATCCGGATCGCTCCGCGCACCGTGTCTCTGATAGAGGGACCCTCTCGACCGCAGATGAGGAACTGCTGCGCACTCTGTACGCGGAGCACGCAGGAGCCCTGTTCCACTACGTGCTGCGACTGACCTCAGGAGACTGGCAATGGGCAGAGGACGTGGTACAGGAGACACTGCTGCGAGCGTGGCAGCATCCCGCCGCGTTCGACCCCGCACGCGGCCCGGCCCGGGCCTGGCTGTGTACGGTCGCTCGACACCTGGTCATCGACGCCCACCGGGCCCGGCAGTCCAGGCCGGCCGAGGTCGGCGGCGATGTGCTGGAGCGAGCCGCCGAGCAGAAGCCGGGCAAGGACGAGATCGAGCAGGCACTGCAGAGCTGGGCGGTTGCCGAAGCCGTCCGGTCACTGTCCCCGGACCACCGCGCCGTCCTGCTGGAGACCTACTACCGGGGCCGGACCATGGCGGAGGCCGCACAGGTGCTGGGCATCCCGCTGGGCACAGTGAAGTCGCGGACGTACTACGCCCTGCACGCCCTGCGGCTGGCGCTGCAGGAACGGGGGATCGAGCCATGA
- a CDS encoding anti-sigma factor family protein, giving the protein MSAEHDALRLTLGGYVLGTLPSAEMEQVRIHLAACTECRAEHAQLAGLPALLATVTEAEASGQTVPAAETDLTDRLMVRAAESAQGSPLPERPAAPGVSKTPEGGVLERLLQQAAARRRRSWRLQLAGAAVSLTFIAAAAGGTWLAAIGSVGSQARPPGPTAPTVWRTFSGSDPTTGVSASVKVSPSAWGSVLQISAGGAPAGITCRLQAVGPGGARSDGATWRAGEYPPGITIPGAVAMAPGAIEHFEILAGNGQKLVTIRA; this is encoded by the coding sequence ATGAGTGCGGAGCACGACGCCCTCCGGCTGACGCTGGGAGGTTACGTCTTGGGCACGCTGCCCTCGGCGGAAATGGAACAGGTGCGCATCCACCTCGCGGCATGCACCGAATGCCGGGCCGAACACGCCCAGCTGGCGGGATTGCCTGCGCTGCTGGCGACGGTGACCGAAGCCGAAGCCTCGGGCCAGACGGTGCCGGCGGCCGAAACGGACCTGACCGACCGACTGATGGTACGGGCAGCCGAAAGCGCGCAGGGCTCCCCGCTGCCCGAACGGCCCGCCGCGCCCGGGGTGTCGAAGACCCCAGAGGGGGGTGTGCTGGAGAGGCTGCTCCAGCAGGCTGCGGCCAGGCGCCGCAGGTCTTGGCGTCTGCAACTGGCCGGCGCTGCAGTCTCGCTGACGTTCATCGCGGCAGCGGCCGGTGGCACATGGCTGGCGGCCATCGGATCCGTGGGCAGTCAGGCGAGGCCGCCCGGGCCGACCGCGCCGACTGTCTGGCGCACCTTCTCCGGGAGCGATCCCACCACCGGCGTCTCCGCCTCGGTGAAGGTCTCGCCCTCTGCCTGGGGCAGTGTCCTGCAGATCTCCGCAGGAGGGGCACCCGCCGGAATCACCTGTCGGCTGCAGGCGGTCGGGCCCGGCGGGGCCAGGTCGGACGGCGCTACCTGGCGGGCAGGCGAGTACCCTCCCGGCATCACGATCCCAGGAGCGGTCGCCATGGCTCCGGGAGCCATCGAGCACTTCGAGATCCTCGCGGGCAACGGTCAGAAGCTGGTCACCATCCGAGCGTGA